The proteins below come from a single Chryseobacterium sp. MA9 genomic window:
- a CDS encoding acyl transferase, producing the protein MELKNIFNIQTEQDFLNASLKTFRYQYENVEIYRKFIDFLNVNPDEVDSLVKIPFLPIEMFKNHQILDKNIRTDLFFQSSGTTQMNLSKHFIADPELYEESIYKSFEQFIGKPEDFIFLGLLPSYLEKQNSSLIYMVDYLMKKSAKPENGYFLYNHSDLFGLLNKLQDKKVILFGVSFALLDFLDYCHSERSGESLDFLENLVVIETGGMKGRKEEMTKDELLKILQDGLKTDKIYSEYSMTELLSQAYSLGNNEYKCPNWMRIMVRNAEDPLAYEKEGRTGAINIIDLANTHSCSFIATQDLGKIVGDKFQVLGRIDHSDIRGCSLLVS; encoded by the coding sequence ATGGAATTAAAAAATATATTCAATATACAGACTGAACAGGATTTCCTGAATGCATCATTGAAAACATTCCGTTATCAATATGAAAATGTTGAAATATACAGGAAGTTCATCGACTTTCTGAATGTTAATCCTGATGAGGTAGATAGTTTGGTGAAGATTCCGTTTTTACCTATTGAGATGTTCAAAAACCATCAGATTCTGGATAAAAATATAAGAACCGATCTGTTTTTTCAGAGTTCAGGAACAACACAGATGAATCTGTCAAAACATTTCATTGCAGATCCGGAACTTTATGAAGAAAGTATTTATAAAAGTTTTGAACAGTTTATTGGTAAGCCGGAAGATTTTATTTTTCTGGGCTTACTTCCAAGTTATCTGGAAAAACAGAATTCATCATTAATTTATATGGTAGATTATCTGATGAAGAAATCTGCCAAACCGGAAAACGGATATTTCCTTTATAACCATTCTGATCTTTTTGGGTTATTGAATAAACTTCAGGATAAAAAAGTCATTCTTTTCGGGGTTTCCTTTGCTCTTCTTGATTTTCTGGATTACTGTCATTCTGAAAGAAGCGGAGAATCTCTGGATTTTCTTGAAAATTTAGTAGTGATTGAAACCGGAGGAATGAAAGGCAGAAAAGAAGAAATGACCAAAGATGAATTGCTGAAAATCTTACAGGACGGCCTTAAGACAGATAAGATCTACTCAGAATACTCCATGACAGAGTTGCTTTCACAGGCGTACTCCCTTGGAAATAATGAATATAAATGCCCGAACTGGATGAGAATTATGGTTCGGAATGCAGAAGATCCTCTGGCCTATGAAAAAGAAGGAAGAACCGGAGCTATTAATATCATCGATCTGGCCAATACTCATTCCTGTTCTTTTATTGCGACACAGGATTTAGGTAAAATTGTAGGGGATAAATTTCAGGTATTGGGAAGAATAGATCATTCTGATATCAGAGGATGCAGTCTGTTAGTAAGCTAA
- a CDS encoding UDP-2,3-diacylglucosamine diphosphatase produces MLKTIINLEPGKKVYFASDQHFGAPTPSESKVREEKFIRWLDEIKEDAQVLFLMGDLFDFWHEWKHVVPKGYIRVLGKIAELKDRGIHIYFFVGNHDLWMKDYLEEEIGCTVFYQKQYFEMGGKQFLLAHGDGLGPGDKGYKRMKKLFTNPVAQWFFKWLHPDIAMKIALYLSQKNKMISGEEDKAFLGEDKEFLIIYSKEKLKTEKIDYFIYGHRHLPMVLDLEQNSKYINLGDWISYFTYGVFEKDFELKTFEK; encoded by the coding sequence GTGTTAAAAACGATAATTAATTTAGAACCTGGAAAAAAAGTATATTTCGCTTCAGATCAGCATTTTGGAGCACCCACTCCAAGTGAGAGCAAAGTGCGTGAAGAAAAATTTATACGTTGGTTGGATGAGATCAAAGAAGATGCTCAGGTTTTGTTTTTAATGGGTGATCTTTTTGACTTCTGGCATGAATGGAAACATGTGGTTCCCAAAGGATATATCAGGGTACTCGGAAAAATTGCAGAACTTAAAGACAGAGGAATTCATATCTATTTCTTTGTCGGAAACCATGATCTGTGGATGAAAGATTATCTTGAAGAGGAAATTGGCTGTACGGTATTTTATCAGAAACAATATTTCGAAATGGGTGGAAAGCAGTTTTTGCTGGCCCATGGAGACGGGCTGGGACCTGGTGACAAAGGATATAAAAGAATGAAAAAATTATTCACAAATCCGGTAGCACAATGGTTCTTCAAATGGCTTCACCCTGATATTGCAATGAAAATTGCATTATACCTTTCCCAAAAAAATAAAATGATCTCCGGAGAAGAAGACAAAGCATTTCTGGGAGAAGATAAAGAATTCCTGATCATTTATTCTAAAGAAAAGCTGAAGACTGAGAAGATAGACTATTTTATTTATGGACACAGACACCTGCCAATGGTACTTGATCTGGAACAGAATTCAAAGTATATCAACCTCGGAGACTGGATTTCCTATTTTACTTACGGGGTCTTTGAGAAAGATTTTGAACTGAAGACTTTTGAAAAATAA
- a CDS encoding 6-carboxytetrahydropterin synthase — MIRITKIFTFETAHVLYNYDGKCKNMHGHSYKLFVTVKGKPINDIENPKNGMVVDFGDIKSIVNSEIVDVWDHAVLVNALSPHKELGDDLEQKGHKVIYCSFQPTCENMLYAIAAKIKSKLPEGISLAYLKLHETENSYGEWFAEDNQ; from the coding sequence ATGATACGTATTACAAAAATTTTTACATTTGAAACAGCTCATGTACTTTACAACTACGATGGGAAGTGTAAAAATATGCATGGACATTCCTATAAGCTGTTTGTGACAGTGAAAGGAAAACCGATCAATGATATTGAAAATCCTAAAAATGGAATGGTGGTAGATTTCGGAGATATCAAAAGTATCGTAAATTCCGAAATTGTAGATGTATGGGACCATGCGGTTCTTGTAAATGCTCTGTCTCCACACAAAGAATTGGGGGATGACCTGGAACAGAAAGGGCATAAAGTAATCTATTGCAGTTTCCAGCCAACCTGTGAAAACATGTTGTATGCTATTGCTGCTAAAATCAAATCAAAACTTCCTGAAGGAATTTCTTTAGCCTATCTTAAACTTCATGAGACAGAAAATTCTTATGGAGAATGGTTTGCAGAAGATAATCAATAA
- a CDS encoding serine hydrolase, with translation MKPSIVTILFLGFFFTGHSQTADQSKAIDNYIKKVIQINEIPGMAVGIVKNNKVIFQKYYGTETLETNKKVDGNSMFRIYSTTKLMSNVGLFQLVEQGKVSLEDKISKYIDNVPAEWQNVQVKNLLSHSSGLPDWIRFSDIAADATNAEVISRLSKEKMEFETGSDYRYNQTNYMLITMIIEKITGEKFEDYILKNQFSDSKNQVVFSSNSIEKIPNRIVKYIYNKNTHQYDKSTFVEGRRAHSANGLAIALPAFLQWSIHLSKNDFLKPATQELMWKPFEYKNKDIIFTHGWDMGNFNNIKSYHFSGGNVSGYKIFPDNNIAIILMYNGYKEFPVYYPMINQIAGIMDKRLLNPYMVAEEYTKSEPLVHPDLKKEIYGYRTEKDNIIFSYQFPDKRSVEYIKSISVTGSFNDWNPDSQAYYMNLKKNNTFELVLPKSQFEKGKNHQFKFVMNKNGWLSVPYNAINVDGSPDNNLTFKID, from the coding sequence ATGAAACCATCTATTGTAACGATACTTTTTTTAGGCTTTTTCTTTACCGGTCATAGCCAGACAGCAGACCAGTCAAAAGCAATTGATAACTATATAAAAAAGGTTATTCAAATTAATGAGATACCAGGAATGGCCGTAGGAATCGTTAAGAATAATAAGGTAATTTTCCAGAAATACTATGGAACAGAAACCTTAGAGACTAATAAAAAAGTAGATGGCAATTCTATGTTCAGGATTTATTCTACTACAAAGTTGATGTCAAATGTTGGACTCTTTCAGCTTGTAGAGCAGGGGAAAGTATCTTTAGAAGATAAAATATCAAAATATATTGATAATGTACCGGCAGAGTGGCAAAATGTTCAGGTAAAAAATCTTTTATCTCATTCCTCAGGATTGCCAGACTGGATTCGTTTCAGTGATATTGCAGCAGATGCTACCAATGCTGAAGTGATTAGTCGATTATCAAAAGAAAAAATGGAATTTGAAACCGGAAGTGATTATAGGTACAATCAGACCAACTACATGCTGATTACGATGATCATTGAGAAAATAACAGGAGAGAAATTTGAAGATTATATCCTGAAGAATCAGTTTTCAGATTCTAAAAATCAGGTGGTGTTTTCATCCAATTCCATTGAGAAAATTCCTAACAGAATTGTAAAATATATCTACAACAAGAATACACATCAATACGATAAATCTACATTTGTAGAAGGAAGAAGGGCGCATTCAGCCAATGGTCTGGCCATTGCATTGCCTGCTTTCTTACAGTGGAGCATTCATTTGAGTAAGAATGATTTTCTAAAACCTGCCACACAGGAATTGATGTGGAAACCGTTTGAATACAAAAATAAAGACATCATCTTCACTCATGGTTGGGATATGGGAAATTTTAATAATATAAAGTCCTATCATTTTTCAGGTGGAAATGTAAGTGGCTATAAAATTTTTCCGGATAATAATATTGCTATTATATTGATGTATAATGGATATAAAGAGTTTCCGGTTTATTACCCAATGATTAATCAGATTGCAGGTATTATGGATAAACGTTTGCTGAATCCATACATGGTGGCAGAAGAATATACAAAGTCTGAACCTCTTGTTCATCCTGACCTAAAAAAAGAAATCTACGGCTACCGAACAGAAAAGGACAATATTATTTTTTCTTACCAATTTCCTGACAAACGAAGTGTAGAATATATCAAAAGTATTTCAGTTACAGGCTCATTTAATGATTGGAATCCTGATAGTCAGGCATATTATATGAATCTGAAAAAGAATAATACTTTTGAGTTGGTATTGCCAAAATCTCAGTTTGAAAAAGGAAAAAACCATCAATTCAAATTTGTTATGAATAAAAATGGCTGGCTTTCTGTACCTTACAATGCAATCAATGTTGATGGCTCACCGGATAATAATTTAACCTTTAAGATCGACTAA